The following coding sequences lie in one Brevibacterium marinum genomic window:
- a CDS encoding allantoate amidohydrolase: MSDVVSLLAQIEGTGRDARGAGYQRPGFSDTERELRDWFLAEAARRGLETEIDDNGITWAWATAPGENAVVTGSHLDSVPGGGAFDGPLGVASALAAFDELKASGALERARRPLALAVFPEEEGSRFGVACLGSRLITGAIEADRALGLKDAAGDTFADVAAGYGLDPNRIGTDHSRLSTVGSFIELHVEQGIGLINTDQPVAIGSSIIGHGRWHFSFSGQGNHAGTTPMGHRADPVVAGSRAIGDIPILAASHDQAVATVGRTLIHPGGTNVIASGMSFWLDIRHADDTVVQQVLEEISARAREHADGTGVEVSISQESYSPTTHFTAELNSRLTSVLPNAPLLPSGAGHDAGILAPHVPSAMLYVRNPTGVSHAPEEACEVDDQRAGVSALVKVLERELGVDASDDSSGPVDSPGPVGEASGLAGAPGSAGGAS; encoded by the coding sequence ATGAGTGACGTCGTCTCCCTCCTGGCGCAGATCGAAGGCACCGGTCGTGACGCTCGTGGTGCCGGCTACCAGCGCCCCGGGTTCTCGGACACCGAGCGAGAGCTGCGTGACTGGTTCCTCGCCGAGGCGGCCCGACGTGGCCTCGAGACCGAGATCGATGACAACGGCATCACCTGGGCATGGGCGACCGCGCCCGGTGAGAACGCCGTCGTCACCGGGTCCCACCTGGACTCCGTGCCTGGTGGGGGAGCCTTCGACGGGCCCCTCGGCGTCGCCTCGGCGCTGGCTGCCTTCGATGAACTCAAGGCTTCCGGAGCGCTCGAACGTGCTCGGCGTCCGCTGGCGCTCGCCGTGTTCCCCGAAGAAGAAGGCTCGCGCTTCGGCGTGGCCTGTCTCGGATCGCGGCTGATCACCGGCGCCATCGAAGCAGACCGCGCGTTGGGACTCAAAGATGCCGCTGGCGACACCTTTGCCGACGTCGCGGCCGGCTACGGCCTCGACCCGAACCGCATCGGCACCGACCACTCCAGGCTGTCGACGGTCGGATCCTTCATCGAACTCCACGTCGAACAGGGCATCGGTCTGATCAACACCGACCAGCCTGTGGCGATCGGCTCCTCGATCATCGGCCACGGCCGCTGGCACTTCTCCTTCTCCGGACAGGGCAACCACGCAGGTACGACACCGATGGGTCATCGCGCAGATCCGGTGGTGGCCGGCAGCCGCGCCATCGGCGACATCCCGATCCTCGCGGCCAGCCACGACCAAGCGGTGGCCACCGTGGGTCGGACGCTCATCCATCCGGGCGGGACCAATGTCATCGCCTCGGGCATGAGCTTCTGGCTCGACATCCGTCACGCCGACGACACCGTCGTCCAGCAGGTCCTCGAGGAGATCAGCGCCCGAGCCCGCGAGCACGCTGACGGCACCGGCGTCGAGGTGTCCATCTCCCAGGAGTCGTACTCGCCGACGACCCACTTCACCGCGGAACTCAACTCACGGCTGACCTCGGTGCTGCCGAACGCGCCGCTGCTGCCCTCGGGCGCCGGGCACGACGCCGGCATCCTCGCCCCGCATGTGCCTTCGGCGATGCTCTACGTGCGCAACCCGACCGGCGTCTCCCACGCTCCGGAAGAGGCCTGCGAGGTCGACGACCAGCGGGCCGGCGTCAGCGCGCTGGTCAAGGTCCTCGAAAGAGAGCTCGGGGTGGACGCCTCGGATGATTCGTCGGGGCCTGTCGACTCGCCGGGGCCTGTCGGCGAAGCATCGGGACTTGCCGGAGCGCCGGGATCTGCAGGAGGTGCGTCATGA
- a CDS encoding formimidoylglutamate deiminase — translation MSTRFWCESAWVGGQVVTGVLLTADDTGTLTSVETGIETPPTIAEVVPGFTLPGGVNAHSHAFHRILRGRTHGDGGTFWTWREVMYSVAAKLSPENYETVARAVFAEMLAGGYTSVGEFHYVHHAPDGTPYENTHAMERALARAAASAGLRIRLLDTCYLTGGIDSELSDEQARFGDGTIDGYMDRHAALSKAFATEFPVGAPGESFVHVGSAIHSIRAVPAANLPRFAELDGPVHVHLSEQPAENEACQVAYGTTPTQVFARSGVVAANLSAVHATHLRDDDIASLGGSRASIVMCPCTEADLADGIGPARELADAGATISIGSDQHVVLDALRETQGMEAGERLRSGQRGRFSPAELITALTSGGARSLDLPVGELAVGRACDFIALETDSMRTFGSVGEQIILSATSADVHMTVSGACVRVRDGVHTELGSISELYRAAFAALGMED, via the coding sequence ATGAGCACGCGTTTCTGGTGCGAATCCGCCTGGGTCGGCGGACAGGTCGTCACCGGCGTCCTGCTCACCGCCGATGACACAGGGACGCTGACCTCGGTCGAGACCGGAATCGAGACCCCACCCACCATCGCCGAGGTGGTTCCCGGCTTCACCCTTCCAGGTGGAGTCAACGCCCACTCCCACGCTTTCCACCGCATCCTGCGCGGACGCACCCACGGCGACGGCGGGACCTTCTGGACCTGGCGCGAAGTCATGTATTCCGTGGCCGCGAAGCTGAGCCCCGAGAACTACGAAACGGTGGCTCGCGCGGTCTTCGCGGAGATGCTCGCCGGCGGCTACACCTCGGTGGGCGAATTCCACTACGTCCACCACGCACCGGACGGCACTCCGTACGAGAACACCCACGCGATGGAACGGGCGCTGGCACGGGCGGCCGCCTCGGCGGGTTTGCGCATCCGACTCCTCGACACCTGTTACCTCACGGGCGGAATCGACTCCGAGCTCTCAGACGAGCAGGCTCGATTCGGCGACGGAACCATCGACGGATACATGGACCGCCATGCCGCTCTTTCCAAGGCTTTTGCCACTGAGTTCCCGGTCGGAGCGCCTGGTGAGAGCTTCGTGCATGTGGGATCGGCAATCCATTCGATCCGCGCGGTTCCGGCGGCCAACCTGCCCAGGTTCGCCGAGCTCGACGGGCCCGTGCACGTGCACCTGTCCGAGCAGCCGGCGGAGAACGAAGCCTGCCAGGTCGCCTACGGCACGACACCGACGCAGGTCTTCGCACGTTCCGGTGTCGTTGCGGCGAACCTCTCGGCTGTCCATGCCACGCACCTGCGCGATGACGACATCGCGAGCTTGGGCGGGTCGCGGGCGTCGATCGTCATGTGCCCGTGCACGGAGGCCGACCTGGCCGACGGCATCGGTCCGGCCCGTGAGCTCGCCGACGCCGGCGCCACGATCTCGATCGGCTCCGACCAGCATGTCGTCCTCGACGCTCTGCGAGAGACTCAGGGCATGGAGGCCGGCGAACGCCTGCGATCGGGCCAGCGGGGTCGCTTCTCCCCGGCCGAACTCATCACCGCCCTGACCTCGGGCGGGGCACGCAGCCTCGACCTGCCCGTCGGCGAGCTGGCCGTGGGCAGGGCCTGCGACTTCATCGCATTGGAGACCGACAGCATGCGCACCTTCGGGTCGGTGGGGGAGCAGATCATCCTCTCGGCCACCTCGGCGGATGTGCACATGACCGTCAGCGGGGCCTGCGTCCGCGTCCGCGACGGCGTGCATACGGAACTGGGGTCGATTTCGGAGTTGTACCGGGCGGCATTCGCGGCACTGGGGATGGAGGACTGA
- a CDS encoding IclR family transcriptional regulator domain-containing protein, producing MAEVPALRRSIAILRHLASSNRPITAGALVRALEIPRSSAYELLTVLEELGLVVRTESGYALGAGVHELGSSYLRTNPLQRLAQPIVRQLADDTAATAQLAVIRGWETEYVLKEQSLKSVAVITATGVRMPSYLTATGRTILANLPKSEVLAMLQSESGFVTRTGRGPTTVKALNAILAQDRRAGWAIEHGEVTPGISTIAAPVYDVLSRPIAAIGLSLAGDALSEGTDTESLVEQVLAAAAEVTSKLR from the coding sequence GTGGCTGAGGTTCCGGCGCTGCGGCGCTCGATCGCGATTCTGCGGCATCTGGCCTCATCGAACCGTCCGATCACCGCCGGTGCTCTGGTGCGGGCTCTGGAGATCCCGCGCTCGAGTGCCTATGAGCTGCTCACGGTGCTCGAGGAGCTGGGGCTCGTCGTGCGCACCGAATCCGGTTACGCCCTGGGGGCCGGTGTCCACGAATTGGGAAGCTCCTATCTGCGCACGAACCCCCTGCAGAGGTTGGCCCAGCCCATCGTGCGGCAACTGGCCGACGACACTGCGGCGACCGCACAGCTGGCCGTCATCCGCGGATGGGAGACCGAGTATGTGCTCAAGGAGCAGTCCCTGAAATCGGTCGCGGTCATCACCGCCACCGGTGTGCGCATGCCCAGTTACCTGACCGCGACCGGACGGACGATCCTGGCGAATCTGCCAAAGTCGGAGGTGCTGGCGATGCTCCAGTCCGAGTCCGGATTCGTCACCCGCACGGGGCGAGGCCCGACGACTGTCAAGGCGCTCAATGCGATCCTCGCCCAGGACCGGCGTGCCGGCTGGGCCATCGAACACGGGGAGGTCACCCCCGGGATCTCGACGATCGCGGCCCCCGTCTACGACGTGCTCTCGCGTCCGATCGCCGCCATCGGACTCTCGCTCGCCGGTGATGCGCTGAGCGAGGGCACCGATACAGAATCGCTCGTGGAGCAGGTCCTCGCGGCCGCCGCCGAGGTGACGTCGAAGCTGCGATGA
- a CDS encoding BCCT family transporter codes for MGRVFLWSVGFVIAFVLWAALSPDSLGSIMASAMDAVSSGIGWIYLVVPFAAIVMLIWFAASRFGRIRLGSEDSRPEYSTASWLAMILAAVMGIGLVSYGVAEPMSHFMTPPHGLAEPETMNAAIRAMQFSYLDWGFQAWAIFGVFGLAIGYSTHRKGRPALVSTMLRPVLGRFVDGWVGNFIDILTIIATLFGTTTSLGLGASQIGQGLNTVFGIEPTIILQIIVVAVLTLLFTGSALTGVSRGIKYISQITLTMATALGLFVFVTGPSGFVANLFVRSVGSFAGDFLQLSFLTPANAADSEWMLGWTYFMMAWWLSWSAFVGIFLAKISKGRTIRQFVTGVLLVPSAVFFLWFTIMGGSAIKFDMSGASIGEATQDNLDTAFFSLLDQLPLSLLTSIFTVLMVILFFVSSADSNTFVLSSLSSRGSFEPRRPVIATWGVLTGACAVVLLLLGGLQALQQAAMLSAVPFTVIVIILGVALIKELRNDHQIVDEIARERRVLGL; via the coding sequence GTGGGGAGGGTCTTTCTGTGGTCAGTCGGATTCGTCATCGCATTCGTGCTCTGGGCGGCACTGTCTCCCGACAGTCTCGGCTCCATCATGGCCTCGGCGATGGATGCGGTGTCGTCCGGAATCGGCTGGATCTACCTGGTCGTTCCGTTTGCCGCGATCGTAATGCTCATCTGGTTCGCTGCGAGCCGATTCGGGCGCATTCGCCTCGGCTCCGAGGACTCTCGCCCCGAATACAGCACCGCATCATGGCTGGCCATGATTCTGGCCGCGGTTATGGGGATCGGGCTGGTCAGCTATGGGGTTGCGGAGCCGATGTCGCACTTCATGACACCTCCCCACGGCCTGGCGGAGCCCGAAACCATGAACGCAGCGATCCGGGCCATGCAGTTCTCCTACCTCGACTGGGGTTTCCAAGCCTGGGCGATCTTCGGGGTCTTCGGTTTGGCGATCGGCTACTCGACGCACCGGAAGGGCCGCCCGGCGCTGGTTTCGACGATGCTGCGTCCGGTGCTCGGCCGGTTCGTCGACGGTTGGGTCGGCAATTTCATAGATATCCTTACCATCATCGCTACCCTCTTCGGCACGACGACGTCGCTGGGCCTCGGCGCTTCGCAGATCGGCCAGGGTCTCAACACGGTCTTCGGCATCGAACCCACCATCATCCTGCAGATCATTGTCGTCGCAGTGCTGACACTCCTCTTCACCGGGTCCGCCCTGACGGGAGTGAGCCGAGGCATCAAATACATCTCTCAGATCACCTTGACCATGGCCACTGCCCTTGGGCTCTTCGTTTTCGTCACCGGTCCATCCGGCTTCGTGGCCAATCTCTTCGTCCGCTCCGTCGGTTCGTTCGCCGGCGATTTCCTGCAACTCAGCTTCTTGACACCGGCAAACGCCGCCGACAGCGAATGGATGCTCGGCTGGACCTACTTCATGATGGCCTGGTGGCTGTCCTGGAGCGCCTTCGTCGGAATCTTCCTGGCCAAGATCTCCAAGGGCCGGACGATCCGACAGTTCGTGACCGGTGTGCTCCTCGTTCCCAGCGCCGTCTTCTTCCTCTGGTTCACCATCATGGGAGGATCTGCAATCAAGTTCGATATGAGTGGTGCCTCGATCGGCGAGGCGACTCAGGACAATCTGGACACGGCGTTCTTCAGTCTGCTCGATCAGCTGCCGCTGTCGCTGCTGACCTCGATCTTCACAGTCCTCATGGTCATCCTCTTCTTCGTCTCCTCCGCGGATTCGAATACATTCGTGCTGAGCTCACTGTCCTCACGTGGGTCTTTCGAACCGCGACGACCTGTCATCGCCACATGGGGTGTCCTCACCGGGGCATGCGCAGTCGTTCTCCTTCTGCTCGGCGGACTCCAAGCACTTCAGCAGGCGGCGATGCTCTCGGCTGTGCCGTTCACTGTCATCGTCATCATCCTCGGAGTCGCGTTGATCAAGGAACTGCGCAACGACCATCAAATCGTCGACGAGATCGCTCGCGAGAGGCGCGTGCTGGGGCTCTGA
- a CDS encoding GntR family transcriptional regulator produces the protein MHVNAESAAPTLLARLRDKITTGEFEPGAPLSEVSLAQEFDVSRTPIREVLKQLQLEGLVEIRPKVGTFVREPTRREIVELFQLKEVLEGLGAALMARRGPCAQLEILERNVDESERSAAAGDADAYAVQVKEFHETLVLGADNNKLVEQYGRLMNQLAYFRLVRKTLEHPGRVSASSGEHRLILTHIQEKDPFGAENAMRSHVFASTQELLVPDTKTTLSLAREK, from the coding sequence ATGCATGTGAACGCAGAATCAGCAGCACCGACGTTGTTGGCACGGCTCAGGGACAAGATCACCACTGGTGAGTTCGAGCCAGGTGCGCCGCTGTCGGAGGTGTCTTTGGCACAGGAGTTCGATGTCAGCCGCACGCCCATTCGAGAGGTGCTCAAGCAGCTGCAGCTCGAGGGGCTCGTTGAGATCCGGCCGAAAGTGGGCACCTTCGTCAGGGAGCCGACTCGGCGAGAGATCGTCGAACTCTTCCAGCTCAAAGAGGTGCTCGAGGGTTTGGGTGCTGCGCTCATGGCGCGCAGAGGCCCCTGCGCTCAACTGGAGATCCTCGAACGCAATGTCGACGAGTCGGAGCGGTCCGCGGCGGCAGGTGATGCGGATGCCTATGCCGTGCAGGTCAAGGAATTCCATGAGACTCTCGTCCTGGGCGCCGACAACAACAAGCTCGTCGAGCAGTATGGACGGCTGATGAACCAGTTGGCCTACTTCAGGTTGGTTCGCAAGACGCTCGAGCATCCCGGTCGCGTCAGCGCCTCGAGCGGAGAGCATCGGCTGATTCTGACACACATCCAGGAGAAGGATCCCTTCGGTGCGGAGAACGCGATGCGCTCACACGTCTTCGCCTCGACACAGGAGCTTCTCGTCCCCGACACCAAGACCACTCTTTCGCTCGCCCGCGAAAAATAG
- the hutI gene encoding imidazolonepropionase: MQIITGISELVVNDLDSLGALNVIDDAAVLIDDGRILWSGPSAQADSAVRDHLGETREESASATTLDDDDIENGTLTSASGGVELETIDLGGKAVVPGFVDSHNHLIFAGDRSAEFAARMAGQKYSAGGIATTVAATRAASEAELEANFVHLLDQATRQGTTTFEVKSGYGLTREDELRALRIINRHTEESTLIAAHVVPPEYKENPEAYVDLVIDEIIPAATGQAKWIDVFCEKGAFTEEQTRRIIEAGKAAGMKPRLHANQLTDGGALKLGAELGCVSVDHATFASDEDLAVLAQAGTVVTLLPGIEFSTRQPYPDARRYIGAGVRLAIATDCNPGSGFSNSIPFAIAIGVRDMHFTVEQAVWAVTAGGANALQRPDVGHLGAGARADLVVLDAPSYRHLAYRPGVQLVERVYRDGELVADNRPQV; encoded by the coding sequence GTGCAGATCATCACCGGGATCAGTGAACTGGTCGTCAACGACCTCGACAGCCTCGGCGCCCTCAACGTCATCGACGACGCCGCCGTGCTCATCGACGATGGCCGGATCCTGTGGTCGGGACCGTCCGCTCAGGCGGACAGCGCCGTCAGGGATCACCTCGGCGAGACCAGGGAAGAGTCGGCGTCGGCCACGACCCTCGACGACGATGACATCGAAAACGGCACCCTCACCTCGGCGAGCGGGGGAGTGGAGCTCGAGACGATCGACCTGGGCGGCAAGGCCGTCGTTCCGGGGTTCGTCGACAGTCACAACCACCTCATCTTCGCCGGCGACCGGTCAGCGGAGTTCGCCGCGCGCATGGCCGGACAGAAGTACTCGGCCGGGGGCATCGCGACCACCGTCGCCGCCACCCGCGCCGCCAGCGAGGCGGAGCTCGAGGCCAACTTCGTCCACCTGCTCGATCAGGCCACCCGGCAGGGCACCACGACCTTCGAGGTCAAGTCCGGGTACGGGCTGACGCGCGAGGACGAGCTGCGGGCGCTGCGGATCATCAATCGGCACACCGAGGAATCCACGCTCATCGCCGCTCACGTGGTCCCACCCGAGTACAAGGAGAACCCGGAGGCCTACGTCGACCTCGTCATCGACGAGATCATCCCGGCCGCGACCGGGCAGGCGAAGTGGATCGACGTCTTCTGTGAGAAGGGCGCCTTCACCGAGGAGCAGACGCGACGCATCATCGAAGCCGGCAAGGCCGCGGGCATGAAGCCGCGTCTGCACGCGAACCAGCTCACCGACGGGGGAGCGCTCAAGCTCGGTGCCGAACTGGGGTGCGTGTCCGTCGACCACGCGACCTTCGCCTCTGATGAGGATCTCGCGGTCCTGGCTCAGGCCGGCACCGTCGTCACGCTGCTGCCGGGCATCGAATTCTCCACCCGGCAGCCCTACCCCGACGCCCGCCGCTACATCGGCGCGGGCGTGAGGCTGGCGATCGCCACCGACTGCAACCCGGGATCGGGATTCTCCAACAGCATCCCCTTCGCCATCGCCATCGGCGTGCGAGATATGCACTTCACCGTCGAACAGGCCGTATGGGCGGTCACCGCCGGTGGTGCCAACGCCCTGCAGCGGCCCGACGTCGGCCACCTCGGCGCCGGTGCTCGGGCCGATCTCGTCGTCCTCGACGCCCCCAGCTACCGGCACCTGGCCTACCGGCCGGGCGTCCAGTTGGTCGAACGGGTCTACCGCGATGGCGAGCTCGTCGCCGACAACCGCCCACAGGTCTGA
- the hutH gene encoding histidine ammonia-lyase, with amino-acid sequence MSDFIDLDPDTLTFAQVVDVARHDAQVNLSEATLARVNKYREAIDALASAPKPVYGVSTGFGALAQRHIPAELRTQLQKSLIRSHAAGVGEPVEREVVRALMLLRARTLATGRAGVRAEVLQTYVDLLNAGITPVVHEYGSLGCSGDLAPLSACALVVMGEGVAEGPDGVAGPADEILAAAGITPVTLAEKEGLALVNGTDGMLGMLIMALADLENLLTAVDVSAAMSIEGLFGTDAVFAPELHYALRPHDGQSAAAANMLTSLKDSGITASHRDSTHLVQDAYSMRCAPQVNGAARDAVAFATQVAERELRAAIDNPVVLTNGMVSSNGNFHGAPLAHALDFLAIVSADVASMSERRTDRMMDVTRNQDLTPFLADDAGVDSGLMIAHYTQAAMVSEAKRGAAPASVDSIPSSAMQEDHVSMGWSAARKLRKVVDNLASVVGIEFYAASRACDMREAALAPVTGAVISTIRETVPGPGPDRFLSPELAETIAKVKDGSLVAAAESVSPLQHTVTEAAGTWLPEGGSPAVDDPDFTALGNLDAAAEASGTDAATTHRDEVGTDGSVGAAGSGSNDSDGAN; translated from the coding sequence ATGTCAGACTTCATCGATCTCGACCCCGACACACTCACATTCGCCCAGGTCGTCGACGTCGCCCGCCATGACGCGCAGGTCAACCTGAGCGAGGCCACTCTGGCGCGGGTGAACAAGTACCGCGAAGCCATCGACGCGCTCGCCTCCGCACCGAAGCCCGTCTACGGTGTCTCCACCGGCTTCGGGGCACTCGCTCAACGGCACATCCCCGCCGAACTGCGCACCCAGCTGCAGAAGTCCCTCATCCGCTCACACGCCGCCGGCGTCGGCGAACCCGTCGAACGGGAAGTCGTCCGGGCGCTGATGCTGCTGCGTGCCCGCACCTTGGCCACCGGCCGGGCGGGTGTCCGCGCCGAGGTGCTCCAAACCTACGTCGACCTCCTCAACGCCGGCATCACCCCGGTCGTCCACGAATACGGTTCGCTGGGCTGCTCGGGCGACCTCGCGCCGCTGTCGGCCTGTGCGCTCGTCGTCATGGGCGAAGGCGTCGCCGAGGGGCCCGACGGTGTCGCCGGTCCCGCCGATGAGATCCTCGCGGCCGCCGGCATCACCCCTGTCACCCTGGCCGAGAAGGAAGGCCTCGCGCTCGTCAACGGCACCGACGGCATGTTGGGCATGCTCATCATGGCCCTGGCCGACCTCGAGAACCTGCTCACCGCCGTCGACGTCTCCGCGGCCATGAGCATCGAAGGACTCTTCGGCACCGACGCGGTCTTCGCCCCCGAACTCCACTACGCGCTGCGCCCCCACGACGGCCAATCCGCTGCCGCCGCGAACATGCTGACATCCCTCAAGGACTCCGGCATCACCGCCAGCCACCGCGATTCCACGCATCTCGTCCAGGACGCGTACTCGATGCGCTGCGCCCCGCAGGTCAACGGCGCCGCCCGTGACGCCGTGGCCTTCGCCACGCAGGTCGCCGAACGCGAACTGCGTGCGGCCATCGACAACCCGGTCGTGCTCACCAACGGAATGGTCTCCTCCAACGGCAACTTCCACGGCGCACCCCTGGCCCACGCGCTGGACTTCCTCGCCATCGTCTCAGCCGACGTCGCCTCGATGTCCGAACGCCGCACCGACCGCATGATGGACGTGACCCGCAACCAGGATCTGACCCCGTTCCTCGCCGACGACGCCGGGGTCGACTCGGGCCTGATGATCGCCCACTACACACAGGCCGCCATGGTCTCCGAAGCCAAACGAGGCGCCGCCCCCGCCTCGGTGGATTCGATCCCGTCCTCGGCCATGCAGGAAGACCACGTGTCCATGGGCTGGTCGGCCGCCCGCAAGCTGCGCAAGGTCGTCGACAACCTCGCCAGCGTCGTCGGCATCGAGTTCTATGCCGCTTCCCGGGCCTGCGACATGCGCGAGGCCGCCCTGGCACCGGTCACCGGTGCCGTGATCTCCACGATCCGTGAGACCGTGCCCGGCCCCGGGCCCGACCGGTTCCTGTCCCCGGAGCTCGCTGAGACGATCGCCAAGGTGAAGGACGGTTCGCTCGTCGCAGCCGCAGAGTCGGTCTCGCCGCTGCAGCACACCGTCACCGAGGCGGCCGGGACCTGGCTGCCCGAAGGCGGATCACCGGCCGTCGACGACCCCGATTTCACCGCCCTGGGCAACCTCGACGCAGCCGCCGAGGCATCGGGAACGGACGCCGCGACGACCCACAGGGACGAGGTCGGCACCGACGGTTCAGTCGGCGCCGCCGGCTCGGGATCGAACGATTCGGACGGAGCCAACTGA
- a CDS encoding flavin reductase, whose amino-acid sequence MNIEQAWEAAWNRGEVDSLDAIVTDGYRRVSNSSGSTVGLGEIKDEIRSVRAAFPDLKTTIDEFITEGDKAVIFWTSRGTHTEALKDAPATGRSVISRGSNVLEIADGHVAKETVTWDSSGILADLGVKSLSAADESANDGLVVDNLSGEPDQEMMKGFNRKFVTGVTVVTTRDEDRPRGLAVNAYCSVSIEPPLVMVCVQKTSSTYPALFKADHLGINILSTGQRATVGTFASKAADKFADLDWHGGPSGSPLIDGSSAALEADIKERFQAKTHTIFICRVRHAEVTEAEPMVYKAGKFFDSEDLTAI is encoded by the coding sequence ATGAACATAGAGCAAGCTTGGGAAGCTGCGTGGAACCGGGGTGAAGTCGATAGCCTCGACGCGATAGTCACGGACGGTTACCGGAGAGTGAGCAACTCCAGCGGGTCCACCGTCGGCCTGGGAGAGATCAAAGACGAGATCCGCTCCGTTCGCGCAGCGTTCCCTGACCTGAAGACAACCATCGACGAGTTCATCACCGAAGGAGACAAGGCGGTCATCTTCTGGACTTCGCGGGGCACCCACACCGAAGCACTGAAGGATGCGCCAGCTACCGGGAGATCTGTCATCAGCCGTGGTTCGAACGTCCTCGAAATCGCGGACGGACACGTCGCCAAGGAAACAGTGACGTGGGATTCGAGCGGGATCCTCGCCGATCTCGGTGTGAAATCGCTTTCGGCGGCAGACGAGTCCGCCAACGATGGCCTCGTCGTCGACAACCTCTCGGGAGAGCCCGATCAGGAGATGATGAAAGGCTTCAATCGAAAGTTCGTCACTGGTGTCACCGTCGTGACGACTAGGGACGAAGACCGGCCACGTGGGTTGGCAGTGAATGCCTACTGTTCAGTCTCAATCGAGCCCCCGCTGGTCATGGTCTGTGTGCAGAAGACCTCGTCGACCTACCCTGCCCTCTTCAAAGCCGATCATCTGGGAATCAACATCCTGTCAACGGGACAGCGTGCAACCGTCGGCACCTTCGCATCCAAGGCTGCAGACAAATTCGCCGATCTCGATTGGCATGGCGGCCCCTCGGGAAGTCCACTCATCGACGGCTCGTCAGCCGCTCTCGAAGCAGACATCAAAGAGCGCTTCCAGGCCAAAACACACACGATCTTCATTTGCCGGGTCCGTCATGCCGAGGTCACCGAAGCGGAGCCGATGGTGTACAAGGCAGGCAAGTTCTTCGACAGCGAAGATCTCACCGCAATTTGA